A genomic segment from Cyprinus carpio isolate SPL01 chromosome A4, ASM1834038v1, whole genome shotgun sequence encodes:
- the LOC109072959 gene encoding uncharacterized protein KIAA0930 homolog translates to MAAPSSQNDDPAEPDQSLQHMLKAIADERNRLTVRQDLSGLGCFKDDRIVFWTWMFSTYFMEKWAPRQDDMLFYVRRKLSYVSTDNTEGKKVEVEVYRRDSKKLPGLGDPDIDWEESVYLNLILQKLDYVVTCAVCTRSDAGDIHIHKKKSQQVFASPSKHPMDSKGEESKMSYPNIFFMIDNFEEVFNEMTVGEGEMVCVELVASDKSNTFQGVIFQGSIRYEALKKVYDNRVSVAAKMAQRMSFGFYKYNNMEFVRMKGPQGKGHAEMAVSRVPTGDTSPCGTEEDQDSPLHERVTSFSTPPTPEKNRPSFFSPSLRRKVPRNRNAEMKKSHSANDSEEFFREEDDEDMCNATNLRSRSLSGTGRSLVGSWLKLNRKEEYFLLYSHLTYVTLPLHRITTDILEVRQKPILMT, encoded by the exons ggtGCTTCAAGGATGACCGCATAGTGTTCTGGACATGGATGTTCTCCACATACTTCATGGAGAAATGGGCACCACGTCAGGATGATATGCTCTTCTATGTGCGTCGCAAGCTCTCCTACGTCAGTACAGATAACACAGAAGGGAAGAAG GTGGAGGTCGAGGTTTACAGAAGAGACTCTAAAAAGCTGCCTGGACTCGGTGATCCTGACATCGACTGGGAGGAGAGCGTCTATCTCAATCTCATCCTGCAGAAA CTGGACTATGTGGTCACATGTGCAGTTTGCACACGCTCAGATGCAGGAGACATCCACATCCACAAGAAGAAATCACAG CAAGTGTTTGCCTCTCCAAGCAAACATCCAATGGACAGCAAAGGGGAGGAGTCAAAAATGAGCTACCCCAACATCTTCTTCATGATTGACAACTTTGAGGAG GTGTTCAACGAGATGACTGTTGGAGAAGGTGAGATGGTATGTGTGGAGTTGGTGGCCAGTGACAAAAGCAACACATTCCAGGGTGTCATCTTTCAGGGCTCCATCCGCTACGAGGCTCTCAAGAAGGTCTATGATAACCGG GTAAGTGTGGCTGCTAAGATGGCCCAGCGGATGTCATTCGGTTTCTACAAGTACAACAACATGGAGTTTGTGCGGATGAAGGGTCCTCAGGGGAAAGGTCATGCTGAGATGGCTGTGAGTCGAGTGCCCACTGGAGACACCTCACCCTGCGGCACTGAAGAGGACCAAGACTCCCCTCTTCACGAGAGG GTGACATCATTCAGCACTCCCCCGACCCCGGAGAAAAACAGACCCTCCTTCTTCTCACCGTCACTCCGACGGAAAGTGCCCCGAAACCGAAACGCTGAGATGAAGAAATCGCACTCGGCAAACGACAGTGAGGAGTTTTTTAGAGAAGAGGATGATGAag ACATGTGCAACGCCACAAACTTGCGCTCCCGCTCTCTGTCAGGAACGGGCCGCTCGCTGGTGGGTTCTTGGCTCAAGCTGAACAGAAAAGAGgagtattttttgttgtattctCATCTCACCTACGTGACTCTTCCTTTGCATCGCATTACCACAG atATTCTGGAGGTGAGACAAAAGCCCATTTTGATGACATAG